In one Alnus glutinosa chromosome 12, dhAlnGlut1.1, whole genome shotgun sequence genomic region, the following are encoded:
- the LOC133852554 gene encoding FRIGIDA-like protein 4b translates to MPRGADDELHAPLEGALGPLLVLEANILKNVEIVLEKVEAKTEDALTAYRKASQEDENGEVDNSEGLLLSLKSFCLKMDILGFWRFIIGKKKELDVLRAQMPLALAECVDPPRFVLESISEVFLVDKRVEKSDRVNDLGWACVLVLESLIPVVVDPMIGKSRLLVTPSMKERAKEIAETWTASLEERHGIENVKTCLQAC, encoded by the exons ATGCCGCGTGGTGCCGATGATGAGCTGCACGCTCCTCTGGAGGGAGCTCTCGGACCACTTCTTGTCCTTGAAGCAAACATCTTGAAGAA CGTCGAGATCGTACTGGAGAAAGTTGAGGCGAAAACAGAGGATGCACTCACAGCTTACCGTAAGGCATCCCAAGAGGACGAGAACGGAGAGGTAGACAACAGCGAGGGCTTACTGCTGAGTCTGAAGTCGTTTTGCTTGAAAATGGACATTCTTGGGTTTTGGAGGTTCATCATTgggaagaagaaagagttgGACGTGTTGAGGGCTCAGATGCCTCTGGCTCTGGCTGAGTGCGTGGATCCGCCGAGGTTCGTGCTGGAATCGATATCGGAGGTGTTTCTAGTGGACAAGAGGGTGGAGAAGAGCGATAGAGTGAATGACTTGGGCTGGGCTTGCGTTCTGGTGCTAGAGTCGCTAATACCGGTGGTGGTGGATCCGATGATCGGGAAGTCGAGGCTGCTGGTGACGCCAAGCATGAAGGAGCGTGCCAAGGAAATAGCCGAGACGTGGACGGCAAGCCTGGAGGAGCGTCATGGGATCGAGAACGTGAAGACATGCCTTCAAGCTTGTTAG